GAAGGTGCAGGCGAAACTGGAATGAAGTCTATTCTCTTTGGAGAGGAAGACTTCTCAGACTTGTCCAAGTCATTGTCACTCTGTAAATACAAGGTTTCACACTCAACACTGGCACAGGACATTACCTTAGAATCCAAGGCACAACCTTTTAATGGAAAGTGACCAGACCAAATGCACAAAATAGCTACAGCAGATGAACTTAAGTtcttcttaaattattttcacagttaattcctctccttcccttaaATTCGTCAGTTGAGTGTAAAAGTAGAATTAAATAGGAAACATCTATAAAGAGATTACCAGGCTCAAGCTTTCCTCCCATGACTGGCTTATCTGCATTGCTGTTTGCACTTCCCTAgaatacaaaaaaccccatcagTAGCTACAAAGAGGATAACTCTGGCTATTTTATCCTCTTGTTTCAGTAACACTCACCTTTCATGTGCTGTTTCTCTGTTCATTAAAtccactccttcctcctgcaggagATAAATGTCATAAGTTTTCCTGTAACATTTGATTCATCACCGATACTTGGAATAACCCTTGCGATTCAATAATTTGCCATTAGAATTGAAATAGGAACAGCAGAACCACTCCAGGAAAAGACTGCTACCAGCCCAGCTCACCATTTCTCTTGAATGAAACAAGACTTCAAAAATGCAAGGTAGTTTAAACTTGACAACAATAAGCCTTGCAAGAATGCTATCTCACTGAAAGTAAGtcttaaaaaaagatttgtttccTCTAGTACTTGAAAATCCCAATAGGAAAGAAACTCCCATTATGTAAGTACTTCAATATTATATAATACTTTTCGCTCTGTATCTAAACATACAGATAAAAACTATACTTACCCTTCTGATCTGATGAAGTCGGCTACTAGGAATACGAATAGGAGATGATgacaacagctgaaaaaaaaaagtgacaactACAGTGATTAAATCACACCTCAACAGCTTGCATACATCCCATTTACCATCAAATACATTCTTAGTGAATTAAAAATGAGCTGTACAACTACATGTGGATGACTCAAtgttgcaaaaagaaaacattgacCTTCAAGAGAAAAGACTTGTTTTACCACTTACAAATTCATTCTATCACTCAGTAAGTGACATGGATCTCAAACTTGCAAGCAGATACTGCTTAGCATCTCAAATATACTAACAGCTATATATGACATTTAGACAAGAGAGATATTATAATTATAAATGAAACTACAAACATTATACAATGCCCTACTGCCTAGGGTAAGATGACAAACTCCTGTACTAACTTACTCAGCCAGCTGGCTATTACAGAGTAGAAATCTCAGTGTTTCAGCTCAGCCTTGAACAACAATCCCTAAAACTTTACTTTTGCAAATGTTTAATTGCATGCAATTTTATGCATCTATTCCTCTGGAACTTTGGCTACCATCACATACAAATGTGCGAACGGTTCCCACTCAAGATGCCCATGTGTCTACTCTTAACACCTACTGACTTGAGCTCCAAAATTTTGCAtccttatttttaagaaatctcATAAAAGAAGATCTGGAATTAAAATTTCATCTTGCTTAGTCTGAACATAATAGAAGACACAGAAGAAGCCCATTTCAGGACTTTAAGTTCTACAGGTTTTGAAAAAAGCAATACCTAGTCTACACTACTCtcagacaagaaagaaaaatttcagtggaaaagagCATGTAGATCCCTGAGGTGACAAGGACagggtgaaaaaaacaaatgtaacaTCTCTGAAAAGTTAAACAACTGCAATACTGTACACTACCAGACTTCTGTAACAGAGAAAGTATCACTCAGTAAAtaaattcctcttttttaaatcattttctgatgtttagtattcagcctttaaaaaaaatgtgacagtgTTGAACAAACAGGTCAACAAAGACTAATGACTCTCTCTTCCATTTTTACAACAGCTTAAAACACCCTTCCACGACTTTTAATTGTGACAGCATTTTCCAGCTCACAGTCGGGTCCAAATTAACTTTAAGACTGAACTTAATACTGGGAATTACACACAGTTTAAGCCACCGCTGTCTTCTTGGGGACACAGAGTTAATACACcagaattattttgttgtaGGTTGCAGGGTGGGGGAAAAACCGCGTATTCTGCAGCCTGGAAGCTTGCTAGGATGTTCAGTGCAAATACAAATCAAGTTTAACTTCATTTCTCCAGCGCAATTATTTCTTGTTGGGTGTAAACAAAACATGCTTCAGATTCCTCACCATACTGTGACGGCTCATAACTGTCGTACTGTTCCTGCGCGTTCGCAACACGTAGGGCTGAAAAACCTGGGAGTTGTCACTggaggggcaaaaaaaaaaaaaaaagttttgtgaaCAACTCTGTGAGGTGTGCTTTCCTTGAACCACCCAGCGCTGCCTCCCGTCTCCAGGGCGCTGAAAACGCCCTTTTTACCCGCACAGAAGCACCGCCTGCCCTGCGGGACCCGGCAGGCGCTTCCCCGCTACCGGCCCGACGGCGGCACGAAGGAacccgccgcccggccccagCGCCCCCCGAACCCACGGGCACGTTCAGCGGCCTCCAGcccccagcgggggggggggccgggcagggcccgcAGCGGGGTTGGGCGCGCTTCCCCAGCGCAGGGCCCGGCGGGCAGCCGAggccccccgggccgggcccaggcgccgccggggctgcggggccgccgcgggccgggccgcgccgcgctcACCTGAGCCCGTGGATGAGGGGGGCGCTGTTGGATCGCCTCAGGCCGCCCCCGTCGCTCGGGGCCGCGGCGCTCCCCGGTGGCAGCTCCAGGTCCAGCTCCATTTTCTCCTGAGCCATCGCGGCAGCGGCGGCTCCGGCTCCTCCCGCTCCGCCGCGATGCCCATTCActgccggcggccgccgcggctCCTCATGCCGCCGCTCCCCCCGGCCaggcgcggcgcggccgccccTACAGGCCCCGCGGGCGGCGCCGCAGGCAGAGTCCGGGGGCGCGCCGGGCCCGGCGAGGGGGGCGGCCCCAGCAGCGCCCCATGCCGTGGGCGGCCCGGggggcagccccttcccccacccGCTCTCGCCGACGGACGAGCTCGCCGAGCGCGGTTCCGCTACCGGTGGCGCCGCCGGTGCCACCGCCTCCGCGAGGGAGCGAGCGCCTCGGACCGGAGacccccccgcgcccgccgccgcgcagcgCGCATGCGCGGACCGCGGGGCGGAGGCAACGCTGCCCGCCTTCCCCGGCGCCTGCGCCCTGAGCCCGCCCGCCGGCACCGCGCATGCCCCCGAGGCCGGCATCGGGCCGGCGCCCCAGCCGCTGCGGCGTGTGGGCTCCCGACAACCTCCGGCCGTGGAGCGCGCGCTGATTGGCTGGCGGGGCAGGGCGTGTGTTTGAAACGGGACAATGAGCACCGGGCGTCGGGTCGCGTCGGGCGGGGGCGTGGCGCCGAGTCCGACGGCGGGCACATGTCTCGGTGTGTTCTTAACCGGGTCAGTCCGGGGCCGGGTTTGTTTTGCCCTGGCGGGGCGCAGCGCCAGCCGTGCGAGGGCTTTGCGACCCTGCCTAGGGTTACGGTCTCCCTCTCCCAATGAAATCACGCGTCTTTTCCACCCAATGAACAGACTGTGTTTGTAACGAGGACATCAGCCTCTGCTCTGTTCTCAGAAATCTGGCATTAAATTTGTTCAGAAACATGTGATTTTAGTTCTTGGCAGTATTTAGGTTTTTAGATCGACCTCTACAATTCCATTCTAAGTGGTCAAAGTAAGTTTGtacttactgatttttattctctAATATGTTTCTATAACAACAATTGCAACATCAACAACATAGACATTTGTCTCTTATATGCGTGGGCTATTCAGGGTCTTTCCCAGCACCaaattttaaaaggtctttcattttctcctggGAAACAGCAATTCTTTTTCCAGCGCACTAAGTACAGAGACTGCTAAGACAGAGAAGTTAGGATTTTTAATCATTTCACCTTTCTTAAATGGGAACATGGCTAGATGAATTATTGTGCTGCTACAAAATCATTGAAGGTGATGTGATGTTCCTAGATAGCCGAGTAGAGCTACtgcagatatatatatatagcttgCTATATATTATGGTACCTCCTTGCATTTTTTGTTAGTCAAGACTGACTCGAGCATATTCCATTCTTCTACCTTCAGAGACAGTGTATATGTCTCATCAACTTTTTGTTGATGCTCCCATTTCTTGCATTATACTGACACTATTAATGAAGAACTTTGTACCTATTAAGTACCTGAGATGAGTTAACAGACCCACAAGattacatttcaaatattttcaagatttcTCAATTACGTATTTATATTGAAAAACCTGGAGAGAAAATTCCTTGTattactgcagaaagaaaaaactttcaCAGCCCTGTACCACCGCTTATGCTGTGATATACTGTAGCCAGTAATGACACCTTCCTGTGAAATGATACAGAATTGCCATCTCCTGCAAAGATCAAGAGAGTAAATATCTAAAACTTTCTTTTGCTTGATTTCTAAGAATTATGATCAGTCTGATTCACTGGAAAATTAAGATCTGCTgctacaaaaggaaaacactgttaATCAACCTCCTCTGCCACTATTCCCTAAAAGCAACACCACACATTTAATACGGAACCCGCACCATTTTCCTTGTCTAATGCTTAAGCACAAGCATTTTGTAGCTTGTAATAGCTTTCACAGCTTCACTCTCCATGGCTGGAGAGTGCCCAAAAGGCAATTCAAAATGACAGTATCTAGCAAAGCATCTAGCTCTGAACGGAAATCTACTCGCATGTATGTTGGCTCTGCTAATACAAAAGCCACCTGCAGAATCTGATTACATCACCAAACTATGTGGATTTTGCTATTTGTGATTATGGTGGAGTTGTGATATTATGTCTTTGCCGCTACGGACAGAAAAAAGCTTCAAGTACTATGTACCAGAATACTGTTAAGGAAAAAGTCAACAATATCCAAAATGTGGCTGCGAGCTCAAAAACATCTGCTTCGTATACTCAAATTTTTCAGTGCCAGGCACCAACACCATCAGCCTACTGTCCAACCACGGTTTACTATAACCAAGAGAACCTTCACAGGAATAATATCTACAAGAGAAAGTGAGTACTGTCGAGGTGACCCTCAAAGGCCCAAGAAGGgtaaaaaggcagagaaaaagggaTGTGGATGTGGGGGAGTTGTGCTATGGAACAGAATGAGGTGAAAGATGGAAATGAAATCACAGATTGCCGAGTTAGAGAAACAGCGCAAATGACCATGGCAACAGGGACTAAGAAAGGAGAGTATATGTTAAACAGAGCCTTGGGACAATACAGGTGAAGGATGGAGATGCAAAGCGGGGAAATACAGGCTGGGAGGAGAAGATAGGTGGGTACAGTGGTACAGAGGGACTGGTAGGCATGAAGTTACGGTGTGGGCAATGATGCGGGAGATATTTGACAGTATCAGGGAAATATCCCTGTGGGTAAAATAAACACAGCCACTCAAAAGTTACAAAATGCCATTAGCCTCGGTAGGCATGTGacccacaaaaaaacattttagctACTTACAATCTACCTTTCCTCTCCAGTTATTTTTGTCCTTAAAGACTGTCTGAAAATCTCACATGGAATACGAGGTGACGAAGGGATATCTGGGCCTGCAAAGAGCAATCAACCATATTTCTGAGAAGCAGCAATGGTTAGGTATTAACCCAGATGCTCAGCGTTCAATATTTAAAGGTCAGCATTGTAGCACTCAGCAAGGCAGTACTAATGAATATACTTTAGACACCTAAAATATTTACATCCGAGTTGTACATACCTAGCTATGGTTAGATAAAATGATTTAACTACAGTTAGATGGACGGGTATATGGTGATAGACCATAAGATGGCAAGTGGACAAGGGCAGAATGGCTTTCTACACGAACGTTTAGACTCGGTTTCACAGAAACTAtggtatggaaaaaaaaggtacagaTGCCTTCTGTGGCACAGGGTCCCCGTGCCTCTGCGGCAGCCGCGCCGGCCCCGGGGCCCCCTCACCTCACGGCGAGGGCTCTGCCTTTCCCGCCCGCCTCCCAGCGACGTGTGGTTGCCCTGGCCCGACGCGGCTCGGCgggagcagcagctccaagGGCGCGGCCCCCGCGCACCCGGCCGGCCGCCCCGAGCCCCGCAcagccccggccgccgcgggggcgCAGGGCGCAGGCGCGTTAccccgcggccccgccgtgCGGGGGCTCCTGTGGCGCATGCGCGCTGCGCGACCGCGGGGGGGTCTCCGGGCCGAGGCGCTCCGTTCCCTGAGGCGGCGGCACTGGCGCGGCTCGTCTATCGGCGAGAGCGGGTGGGGGAAGGGGCCGCCCGCGGCATGGGGCGCTGCTGGGGCCGCCCCCCTCGCCGGGCCCGGCGCGCCCCCGGACTCTGCCTGCGGCGCCGCCCGCGGGGCCTGTAggggcggccgcgccgcgcctGGCCGGGGGGAGCGGCGGCATGAGGagccgcggcggccgccggcagTGAATGGGCATCGCGGCGGAGCGGGAGGAGCCGGAGCCGCCGCTGCCGCGATGGCTCAAGAGAAAATGGAGCTGGACCTGGAGCTGCCGCCGGGGAGCGCCGCGGCCCCGAGCGACGGGGGCGGCCTGAGGCGATCCAACAGCGCCCCCCTCATCCACGGGCTCAGGTgagcgcggcgcggcccggcccgcggcggccccgcagccccggcggcgcctgggcccggcccggggggccTGGCCGCCTtggccgccgccccgcgggctGCCCCGTGTCTGCCCGGCCCCCCCGCTGGGCGCCGCAGCTCCTCACCGGCGTCCCGCAGGGAGACGCGGGGCTcagcccgggccgggggcgtTTCGGCGAGGTGCCCCTCCCGGTGCCCGGGGCTGCGAGGGCGCCGCGGCCGCTGTGCTGTAGCTTCGTTAAAACGCCTGGCTTGTTGTCACCCGGCTGTGCTGTGTAGCTGAGGAGCGCACAGCCGTGTTGCCAGGTCCGTGGCCGTTGCTGTAGCTAAAGCACCGACCCTGCCGTTTTCCCTCATGGTTCAAGTCTGACCCCGAAATACCTCTGCACCGCGTGTGCTTACTGCAGTAAATGCCTTCAGAACAGCCGGGTGAATTCGTTGAAGGTCATTTCATGGCGCCTtgagagaaaaaagttttacattTAGTGTAAAACAGCGTGTCAGTTGTCCTGGGGAGAAACACAAGGAGCGGTGCAGGCAGTTTTGCCAGGCTGTTGCCATCGGCCTGTGGCAGGTGGTACCTGCCAGGGGGGTTGGATGTTTGCCATGCATTCCAGGTTTAGCTTTCTTGCAGCTGATGGAGCAGAGGCAGTGGCAGTCCCAGGCAAGGGCAGGGGGTAACGCTCTCAGATCTGCATGGTCTCTTGGATAGTTTTGTGTTTCCGTAAGTTTCTAACTCGGGGTGCTATTTCTTGCCTCCTCTGGGCTGTCCTGCAGTTGGGAGGTGCCCCCATGAGCTACATGGTGTGGCTACCATCTGAGGTAGTCCTTGTGCTTCTGCTAGTAGTATGTGTGCAGTTTGGGAGAGCATATTGACAATAAACTTCATTAAATGTAGTATAATACGTGATAAatacttcaggttttttcttcaACTTTGTGTTTCTGTAAGGGACTAGATATCAAGTGACAAACCTCATAGATCTTTTGTACCAAAATGGTTAACGGTGAGTTAACAGTTCGGAGGAGACACTGATTCTTGCCTGTTCAGTCATGACTTAATGTTAAGTAAACATAATTGTGGTTCTTTTACACAATCGTAAGAAAACAACTGTTAGTTTACATTTTAATGCAGTATAGAAGTATTGTGAGTGGCAGTTATTCCTCAGGGAGA
The genomic region above belongs to Falco peregrinus isolate bFalPer1 chromosome 13, bFalPer1.pri, whole genome shotgun sequence and contains:
- the PABIR2 gene encoding PABIR family member 2 isoform X2; this encodes MAQEKMELDLELPPGSAAAPSDGGGLRRSNSAPLIHGLSDNSQVFQPYVLRTRRNSTTVMSRHSMLLSSSPIRIPSSRLHQIRREEGVDLMNRETAHEREVQTAMQISQSWEESLSLSDNDLDKSEKSSSPKRIDFIPVSPAPSPTRGIGKQCFSPSLQMFVSSNGLPPSPIPSPTRRFSKRSQSPINCIRPSVLGPIKRKGEMETESQPKRLFQGTTNMLSPDVTHLTDLSSCLSSDILDGSSSSVGSSSDSLTKGSITTESPVTCSNSCSSFILMDDLSPK
- the PABIR2 gene encoding P2R1A-PPP2R2A-interacting phosphatase regulator 1 isoform X1, producing the protein MAQEKMELDLELPPGSAAAPSDGGGLRRSNSAPLIHGLSDNSQVFQPYVLRTRRNSTTVMSRHSMLLSSSPIRIPSSRLHQIRREEGVDLMNRETAHEREVQTAMQISQSWEESLSLSDNDLDKSEKSSSPKRIDFIPVSPAPSPTRGIGKQCFSPSLQMFVSSNGLPPSPIPSPTRRFSNRRSQSPINCIRPSVLGPIKRKGEMETESQPKRLFQGTTNMLSPDVTHLTDLSSCLSSDILDGSSSSVGSSSDSLTKGSITTESPVTCSNSCSSFILMDDLSPK
- the PABIR2 gene encoding P2R1A-PPP2R2A-interacting phosphatase regulator 1 isoform X3 gives rise to the protein MAQEKMELDLELPPGSAAAPSDGGGLRRSNSAPLIHGLSDNSQVFQPYVLRTRRNSTTVMSRHSMLLSSSPIRIPSSRLHQIRREEGVDLMNRETAHEREVQTAMQISQSWEESLSLSDNDLDKSEKSSSPKRIDFIPVSPAPSPTRGIGKQCFSPSLQMFVSSNGLPPSPIPSPTRRFSNILSLAGGVKVQSTVSGPVFLAPLKEKVKWKLKVSQRDFFKEQPTCFLQMLHI